In the Balaenoptera acutorostrata chromosome 7, mBalAcu1.1, whole genome shotgun sequence genome, one interval contains:
- the GARIN1A gene encoding LOW QUALITY PROTEIN: Golgi-associated RAB2 interactor protein 1A (The sequence of the model RefSeq protein was modified relative to this genomic sequence to represent the inferred CDS: deleted 1 base in 1 codon) yields MDVCEGSTTVILGVTSSVPSLPLPNVLLMANVTWPQGQFSTWSTPGSAPVITLSRILPLKYVELRICDRLQRILRVRTVTEKIYYLRLHEKHPEAVFQFWIRLVKILRRGLSITTKDPRIQFSHCLVPKLPCSSTETSGSSLLSSCQSSESSMKLLAAEQTSDCFSNLSGRSQLTADRNTDTTAEIDNFNCYDKTPSPVASPVNSNIPMRATLSHSLWEQENPEEHFLQAPVASSLGENFLGP; encoded by the exons ATGGATGTCTGTGAAGGGTCTACCACTGTGATCCTCGGGGTGACCTCCTCGGTGCCCTCCTTGCCACTCCCCAACGTCCTCCTGATGGCCAATGTCACCTGGCCCCAGGGTCAGTTTTCCACCTGGAGCACACCTGGTAGTGCCCCAGTCATCACCCTCAGCAG GATTCTCCCACTGAAGTACGTGGAGCTACGAATCTGCGACCGGCTCCAACGCATCCTGAGGGTTAGGACAGTGACTGAAAAGATCTACTACCTGAGGCTCCACGAAAAACACCCAGAGGCTGTGTTTCAATTCTGGATCCGCTTGGTGAAAATTCTGCGGAGAGGTCTGTCTATCACCACAAAAGACCCGAGAATCCAGTTCTCTCACTGCCTGGTGCCCAAGTTGCCCTGCAGCTCCACCGAAACA TCTGGAAGCAGCCTCCTGTCATCCTGCCAGTCCAGTGAAAGCTCCATGAAA CTCTTGGCAGCCGAGCAGACCAGTGACTGTTTCTCGAATCTCTCAGGAAGGTCCCAGCTCACAGCAGACAG AAACACCGATACCACCGCTGAAATAGACAACTTCAACTGCTACGACAAGACACCCTCTCCAGTGGCATCCCCTGTCAATTCGAATATACCCATGAGAGCCACCTTGAGCCACAGTCTCTGGGAACAAGAGAATCCAGAGGAGCACTTCCTGCAGGCTCCTGTAGCCAGTTCCCTAGGAGAGAACTTCCTGGGACCCTAA